Within the Zea mays cultivar B73 chromosome 10, Zm-B73-REFERENCE-NAM-5.0, whole genome shotgun sequence genome, the region gtcgtggccgtcggaggagcgctggagcctggcagaaggacagctgtcggggctgtcgagtccttgctgacgtctccttgcttccgtaagggggctgagagccgccgtcgtcatggagcacgcggggcgccatcattatttgttttaccggggcgagccagatgggacgccggtcttgttccctgtagccagagctagctaggggtagggtaatgatggcccctcctgtgacgtggtcggtccgagccctgggtcgggcgaggcggaggctcctccgaggccgaggtcgagtctgtcttctgaggtcgaggtcgagtccgagcccatgggtcgggcgaggcggagaccgtcggctgaggccagggccgagtccaagccctggggtcgggcgaggcggagttcgtcgtcttccggggccgaggccgagtccgagccctagggtcgggcgaggcggagttcgtcgtcttccggggccgaggccgagtccgagccctagggtcgggtgaggcggagtttgtcgtcttccggggccgaggccgagtctgagccctggggtcgggcgaggcggagttcgtcgtcttccggggccgaggccgagtccgagccctggggtcgggcgaggcggagcttcctatggcgcccgaggccagacttggctgctgtcagcctcactctgtcgagtggcacagcagtcagagcgacgcaggcggcgctgtcctcttgtcaggccggtcagtggagcggcgaagtgactgcggtcacttcggctctgtcgactgaagggcgcgcgtcaggatgaggtgtcaggccatccttgcattaaatgctcctgcgatacggtcggtcggcgtggcgatttggccaaggttgcttcttggcgaaggctgggcctcgggcgagccgaaggtgtgtccgttgcttgagggggccctcgggcgagacataaatcctccggggtcggctgcccttgcccgaggctgggctcgggcgaggcgagatcgtgtcccttgagtggaccgagccttgacttaatcgcacccattagacctttgcagctttgtgctaatgggggttaccagctgagattaggagccttgggggtacccctaattatggtccctgacaaaaGGTGTAACAAAAATTATAATAGGATGGACTGTTCACAGTTAATATAACAGTTATCTACAACATTAAAAAGTTGATAATAAACCTTTCCAGAATAATATTGTCTCATAGATATTAATTTTCACATAACATGTTAAGTTGAATGTAGATAATGCAACATAGGTCAGAATAATCAAATGCGAGTCTACTGAATGTCACATAGTTTGGCAATCTAGTTAAGGACAATGTCTTTCAAAGAACAAGTCTTGTCGAATACATTCTTGATATATAGCAAGAACTTTTTAAAAATATCCCAAAACATGGAGCTAGTATGCGACAATTATAGCAAAACAGCGTGTGCAGATGGCACAGTGAACTACTCATCGTTCgttaaaaacagaaacaaaatctTCAGGGTACCTGAAAAGGAATAATAACTGTGCTGCATAATCTTTAGATGGCACAGTGATCCCAGCAGCGAGCCACAACAATAATCAACTCTTGAGGCAAAAGCATCAGCCAGTTAGTCACCTCCTCACAAAACACGGTGAGAATAACAAGAATTTTGTTACACCAAAAACATGCAGTAAGACTACAATGAAGGTGATATATAACATGTAACAAAGGACCAAAGGAGCGTTCGTCCATGAACTCCAATCCACCCATCGTTTACACTTCCAATGCAAATCATATCCCTACAGCCAAACACATATCATGACTTACTGTTATTGCCCTATGTGTTCAATTGTTTTACACACCAAAACAGTCACAAATATAATTTAAAAAACTTTGTTTATTCCTAATGCAATCACACGCTCCTGTCGGTTTGTGTGAAAAAAGTATTTGTTCATTATTTTCCAATGACTTGTACCGTACATATATTATATTTGATACccataaaaaataaatttaacaTCAGAGTGAGAATATGGTCCACATATCAGATATTAAACCGAAAAGAACAAATATTAGTATACTACACCTTATCTTAGCCAAAAGGATGAGAAAGATATGAACCTGCATAGAGATACCTTTGCACTGCCATGCTTGAGGCAACTGATTCCTAGCTTTAATCCTTCCCTTGTCTGCATGATTCGAATGATAAGTGGCTCTTTCAAACTTTTCTTCTTAGCTTTTGTGTTCTTTGGTAGCTCCGAAGCATTTGATGGTTCATTTCCATATATAATTAATGCTCCTTGAGTAAGAAGGGGGATAAGTTGACAAATAACGTCTAAGGCTGAGGTCTACCAAAACAGACATGGGTTACAATGTGATAAATTGATACTTGGTTCATAGAAGAGGGCAGGGAAAATAAAATTGCACACCACAGGATACAATATGATTACCTTATCTGCAATGGGGAGCTCCCCAAGTTCAGAGATAAAGGTCAATTTGGAAAACCTATAGCAAAGGCTGAATGCAAGGGTTATGATTTTGATCTAGGTACTAATCCTACATGATTTGTAGTTGTGTTCATGTCTATAGCATTCATTTGATGCCCACAATTAGTTTTTGTATATATTGTTTATGCTTTTCACTGGTAGGAAAATGGTGGGACAATTATGGGACACAAGTTCCAATTTTGCAAAGAATGGTTGTAAGAATTCTCTCTTCAATGCCTATATATTCCGGTTGTGAAAGAACTTGGAGCTATTTTGTATGGTTAAGATTCAAGCTCCAAGTTATATTATTAATATACATCACTTGTTATTTCAGGTTTGTCATTTGTGAAGTATCAACAAGCTTAGATTTGCATTTGTATTTTTATAGAATCATACAAAGAAAAGAAACAAGCTAACAAGTGTTTGTGCAATACAATAACAGGATGAATGGGAAAAAATAAAAAGCCAAAAAGAACCAAAAGATTTGGCATGTAGGGTTGAGGAATATGAGAAACTTCATAAGAGTTCAAGGCTGTCCCAAAATGAGAGATGTTAGTGAAGATGAATTTCAGCCTGAACAAGAGCCAACCAATGAGGAAAACATTTACTTTGAGTCTGACCAGGAGAATGCTGCCCTAATTTAACCAATGAGGAAAACATTGACTTTGAGTATACCGGCCCCATTACTGCACATGCATGGTTGCTTATTTTATTTTGCTTTCGCTTATGACTTAGAACTAATTTATCTTTGTGCCTCTACTGCCAGCCAGTTTGTAACTTTTGTGTGTGGGTAGTCCCATGAGTAGTCGACCTCACTTGTGGCTGTTTTGTAATCACAGTGACATTAATTCCCCCTATAATTCTAACAAAGTGAAAAACTGCAAAAGATATGCTTAGCTCTAGCTTATTACCACTGTTCATAAGATGTTCGAAAAGAATAAAGAGCAAAGAAAACTTCTAAAAATACATGACCAGGATTCTAGGATGTATATTGTACCAACCAGCACGAACTTTGCATGGTCAGATCCTGGAATAGCTGAAGTTCAGTGGAGTACAGTTCCAGTAACAATTGTTTTACTGACGTTGTGTTGCCCGCTAAAATGCGTAATCAACAACTACAAGAAATAACATATATTGGTGAGACCACAAACTATTCCTGTTGTAACTTATAGGAAGCTACGCATCCAAGTCACGTGCAAACATTTAGTTTGGCAGTTCAATACACACGTGAGAAGAGAAAATGGCGAGTTTGAAGCCATTCAATGCAATAATATAATTGAACAAACCTCCGGCTCCTATAGTGTGGTGAAGAAGATTGGCAACACAACCATGGAGAGAAGAGATGAACCTGACAAACTGTTTTATAGTGGCTGTTTTCTTATTTACTTTAGGGGTCCAATGATACAGAACTAAGCTGAGAAATATTGTGCTTCTGTTTTGGAGAGTTCGTGAACAGAGGTCGTGGACTACCTGAGAAAATGAGGACAACAAATACCCAATTTCCATAATAAGATTTAATGTATTTGACACTGCATATATTCGTTTGAGCCGGTATTGTAGATGTTGAATTTGGCATATAAGACATTGAAGTGCAAATTCACAGGTGGCAGCTTAGAACAGATCCTGGAAAATTCCACAGTCGGGCAGCACGACCTAGGGCTAACCTCGACGCAAACAAGCCATTCAGTCACGCCGCTGTCGGACCTCATGGACAGGGGGCGCTGGTGGTGCTTTCTACGCCGCGCTGTCGTGCAGGCTGCCATGGCTATCGCTGGACAGCGGTGCAGTGGTTAATGCCAGGGGCAAGCTCCGGCCATAACCATTGCAGGCAGCTTTGGTTGTTGTCGATTCTCAAATTGATCAACATACCTTTGAAGCACTATTAGATTAGCATATGCAACATCACATGTGATTGTTTTTTTAACACCGCCAGGAGCAATGGCATACACCACACGCTCAAGTACAAATGAGACTGCCTAAGAAATCTCAGGACAAGTCTACCGGGCACACATGCACGCACACTACTCACACTGTCACACACCCGCATGGTTCCCTCAGGGGGAAATCCCTGGTGAGGCACATGAGTTCATTCCAGCCAGGAATCGAACCCGGTGAGCACATGAGATAACATGTAAAAATAAGTTCCAAAAATGAAAGCATCAGCAATTCTAATATAGAACAAATGGCCTCAAGTATCCATAAATAGTTAGATCATTTCAACAGTTGTAAGGAATACCTGAAGCACTGTCACAACCATTGCAGTTTTCTCTTGATTCCAACCACCTGGCACCTCAAAAGCAAGTGCGATGTATGTGTTCTGTTTCCAATGAATCCAATTTTAAGCATAATTGAAGTAAATCATTCATAACCCCTCAAGAATAATAATGCAATGCCAACAACTCACTGGAGAATCTGCTTGGCAGCGATAGTCTCCTCCCACGTATACATATTTTGGCTCTTCAGGACGTTTCACGCACGGAAGGTCAGACAGAAGTGGTTCTACAACTGAAATCAGCGCATCATGATCAACTCCTGATGCTGCAAGAACCATCCTGGGAGCAGTGTAATGTTCCTACATTTATCATAATTTATCATAACAAACAAAAAAGTCACAGAGACGCTTTCATGACTATGCATTGACTTGGGAAATAAATCACTGAATCTTACAGCAACAAATTCCTCCAAGCTGCTAACATCCAACCGGTTTACAGCAGATTCTGAAGCCATCAAAGGTTTTGCCAGTGCCCCGGAATATCCAACCGAATGAAGGGCCTCTAGAAGTAGACCTTGAGGATTAGCAGACACATCAGCTATTTCAGATTTTATGTTCTGGAGCTATAGAAATGAAGAACACCATTAGTACATAAAAGGATGAAAAAAAGAACTTAAATTTATTTTTAGTGATAAAGTACCTGCTCTTTGACCTCCCAATCGAGGAATGCTGGATTCCTCACACTGTCAATGAGAACTTCAACCATTTCTGGTGTATAGCTCTTCAATGCATCATAGGTATAGCTCATTTGTTCACGGGAAGCTGATGCAGAGACATTTCCTCCAATGGCTTCTACCTCACGAACTAACTGTAAGTGGGTCCGATTCACTGTGCTCTTGAAGGCCATTCTCTCCAACAGATGTGATACTCCAGATGAAGCAGGTGTTTCACAAATGGAACCACAGTCAATGTACAGACCCACAGATGCTGCTGGGCTCTGAGTTAAGTCCATAAGAAAACATTGATGTCATGGAAAAGAACGGAAACAAAACAAAACCAGAACTTCAACATATGTGACAGCAGGGCAGTACCGATGATGTCTCTGAGGCGATCTTGACGCCATTTGGAAGAGTAGTGACTTTTGTCTTAGATGGCTCTACAAAATCTGGTAGAGGTGAGGGAATGCTAATGCCTGGGAGTGGAACATCAAGGGGAGGGAGTTCGCTTGATTTTCCACCAAGAAGCCAGCTGCACAGACCACCTGAGGACTGCTTCGCAACGCTTGTACTGGCAAGCCTAGAGGCACCATGATGTTAAAAATGAAAACAATACAAGAATGGAATATGTCTTTCAGGCTAGACAATGCGTCAACAATTAGCATCAAATAAGTGGGAAACACAACTCAAAGGGTATGTGAAATCTATCACTGCGAGACAAATTTGAGAATCGACAACAACCAAAGCTGCCTGCCGAATTTATTTCGCATGGGATTCGTTTTATAAGGGTATGCTCAAAGGTATAGTATTCTCATTAGTTCCAAATGTCACATGTAGCTTCTCAAATCCCAATATCAAATGGAATGCACAGGCAATCTATCCAGTCTAACAACTCAAAAGTACATACCCTAATACTACAGGCCCCAAATGAACACATGAGGCAATGAAAAACTATGAAATGTGTTACACCATAAGTGAACCAATTTTGAAATATGTGCCTCACCATATTTGGCCCAAAATTAATTTGACTGATCAGTCACTCAGGTAACTTTCATCATCTATTTGACTTGAATATGTATACTATTCAAGAACACCTAAAGCAAATATTGTAACTGAGTAAATTACATACCTGTCCAAAGGCACCTTTGACAAGATGTAGAGGCTTTTTATCATTGTTTTGGTCTTTTCCACCACAACTTCCTCTGCCTGTACATGGCATTCAACAGATAAGTATGTTGGTGTCACACATATAAGAATAGTTGATGGACAACATTAAAAACGAAAACATATTGCGATACAGCATGCGAGATTGAAAAGGATCGCGCCGCCCCTTGTAAAAAAACAATAACAATCCGCAAAAGACCAAAACCATCAGAACCAACCATTTCCACCGTCCATAACAACAACCACAATCTTCAGAAGTATCATGACCAGGGAAAGCCTGAGATCAGTATCACAATATGTGTTAGAATTATATATAGTATATCCACAGTGCTAAAGTTCACATGTTTCGTAACACTACAGCATGCCAGCAAGCTGCAGGCTCTACATGCAACAAGAAACACCAGCATGCCACATGCGCCCATAGAGTGTCATGCAAAAAAACAGAAGCTCAATTCAGTGACAAAAGCGCACGTCAAATTCACATAAAGTGAGGGGAAGAGTTAAACTAAGAATGAACTTTGGCCATACTAAAAACCAATGTTATCGAATCGTCTAATCATTCCTAGTCACTGATGACATCAGTCAGTCCAAGACTAATCATGACTAATCACAATTAATCATGACTAATCATAGTTCATAGCTGATCGCCATGGCAGCGATCAGCCTAGCTAATCGTGAGTAAAAACCAATGTTATCAAATCATCTAAATCGATTCTAGTGACCATGAGACCGACCAACCTGACTAATCATAGTGCATAGTTGATTGCCATGGCAGCGATCAACCTGCAAATCGTGATTAGTCATACGACTTGATAACATTGCTAAAAATAGATTCTTGGACTATCCCTACAAAAGTGTGTTAGCAGAGGCCCAAGTTAACAGAAAATGACTTAAAGTCATCCTAATTTGGGTGCTCTAATCATGTACTCCAGCTCACATGAACCATCCCTCTGAAAGCACATGATAGGCATGACTAATTCCACCAGTAGCAATAAACAGCTATCACTTGTGAGTAAAACCAAAAAATCTCTTGTTTGTGTACCTTGTCGGCAAGCATCTGATGCAGCACCCTCACAACCTACGCGCCAGCAGAGTGCCACACAAAATGCACTGGGTTGTGCTCTTAACAAACAGAATAGTGCCCTGCACCAAATTAGAACAGCCATGTAAGAACTAATGGATAAATAAATTTCTAAAAGGCCATGGCCATGTATTTGTGTTCTTTGGAATCTCCTACCTGTGTGATATATTCTCCCAAACCTGTTGTGGCCGCAAGCCTTGCTGTGCTCCTCGCCATAGTCCACCTGTCCACCCTTGAGGTAGTAGAAGAGTTCACGCGCACTGCATCGCTAGGAACAATAAACTCTCAACGATCTATATTCAGGGGAACATAATCTTTCTTGTTCATAGACACGGAGAAGATACCAAATCATAATAAAAAACATAATAATCTACTATTAAGGCGATTGAAAAAGTTAAAGCACCCACCTGTCATGGATGCTGGTGAGCGACCCCAAATCCTGCACGAGCACGCAGCCGTCCTTCTTCTTGGCGAAGCCGCACTTGTAGACGCCGTTGTTGATGGCGTCGTAGACCAGCTCGTTGGCCTCGTCGATGGAGGCCCGGAGGTGGGCTGGATAGAGGTCCAGCCTGGGGTTCCTGGCGATGCCGTTGAACTCGGCGTTGAGCATCCGGATGATCTCGGAGCTCTCGTTGTTCACCACCATCTTCAGCTGCTTGTCCCACAGCACCCGAAACGCAATGGAACACTGGAATCAGCTCAGCTGTTGGGTTGTTCTGCACTTCTGTGTGCTggaaaggaggaggggggaatcaGATCCGTTGCTTGTTTGGTGGATTTGGAGTGACAGGATTGGAGGCTCACGGGGACGGTTGGCTTCCCGGCGTAGTTGGAGCTGGCGATCTCGTAGAGCTCCCTCACGCTCCAAGCGCCGTTGAGAGGGTCGGGCTCGGCGTCGggctcctcgtcggcggcggggaaCACCCAGCCCAGATGCTCGTCGCTCTCCTTGGTCCGCTCGAAGATGGGCTTCACGACCTACGGTTCCGATGCAGCGCATCACGGGGCACTGGAATCAATCCAATGCCGAGCGAACCCCCGATCCGGCTTGCCGGCTCACGATGGCGAGGGCGAGGCTAGGGTTACCGACGTACCATGACGTCGATGGCGTGGTCGAGGCCCTTGAGCTTGAGGAAGGCGAGGCACCGGGACGCCCAGGGGCACGCGTACGAGACGTAGAGGTGGTACCGCCCTGCCATGGCGGGGAACCGCCCGTCCCTAGAAACGGAGCTCCGgaaggtggatggcgaccggTCGAAGGCGCCCGTGTCGGTGACCTCGTCCAGCGCCAACCGCGCAGTCATCTGACGCGCGCGCATGAGTCCATGAACAGAGCAAGCGTCAATCAAGAGTCCATGACGGCAGCATCTCGGTGTCGTGGGAGGGGATACGAGGGCAGAGCGACGGCGATGGACTCGTGAGCCTAGAAAAGTCCCTTGCCACGGATCGCATGACCCCGCTGCTCCCGCGGAGGACTCGGGTGGCCTAGGGTTCGGGAGAGGATCCCAGCGCCGCGCGAGGTCGATCTTGCGTGCGAAGGCGGTGACTCGCTTCTCCCCATGGCGCGGCGGATGGCAACCTATGCCATCCTGTAGAGGTTGACGATGCGGTCGAGGTCTAGGTGGCTGCGCATGTCGACGCGGCGCCAAAGCGTGGGCCCGTCGCGTGCGAAGCAACCTCAGGAACGACGCAGAGGATAGCAGAGACATGGCGGTGGACAGTGGAGATGCGGCCGAAGGGAAGAGTCGAGGCACGGATGGAGGAGCCATTGCTCGGATGGAGGGGCTGCGGAGCCGCGCAGCGTGAGGCAACACACGAGGACTGCCGGGCACATGGCTTTCTTGGCGGACTGGCGAGCGGAGGAGGATGGGAGAGATGAGAATTGGGAGGCGGGCGGCTTTAATGGCGGCAGAGGGGAATTGCCAAGGCGGGGCGTGGGGGTAACAGTGGAACGGACGGTGGAGATCGACCGAGTAGAAACGAACGGCTCAGATCGATGCAAGGCATGAACAAGgtgaggcagcctaccccttaccttcttaatagtagta harbors:
- the LOC103642711 gene encoding mitochondrial-processing peptidase subunit alpha, with the translated sequence MAFKSTVNRTHLQLVREVEAIGGNVSASASREQMSYTYDALKSYTPEMVEVLIDSVRNPAFLDWEVKEQLQNIKSEIADVSANPQGLLLEALHSVGYSGALAKPLMASESAVNRLDVSSLEEFVAEHYTAPRMVLAASGVDHDALISVVEPLLSDLPCVKRPEEPKYVYVGGDYRCQADSPNTYIALAFEVPGGWNQEKTAMVVTVLQVFLTTVEMI
- the LOC103642712 gene encoding glutathione S-transferase omega-like 2 yields the protein MTARLALDEVTDTGAFDRSPSTFRSSVSRDGRFPAMAGRYHLYVSYACPWASRCLAFLKLKGLDHAIDVMVVKPIFERTKESDEHLGWVFPAADEEPDAEPDPLNGAWSVRELYEIASSNYAGKPTVPCSIAFRVLWDKQLKMVVNNESSEIIRMLNAEFNGIARNPRLDLYPAHLRASIDEANELVYDAINNGVYKCGFAKKKDGCVLVQDLGSLTSIHDSARELFYYLKGGQVDYGEEHSKACGHNRALFCLLRAQPSAFCVALCWRVGCEGAASDACRQARLIAAMAISYEL